The sequence CTAAATCAAACTTATCCTTCGAATAGGTCAATCCAGCTTGTGCCATAAATTGCAATTCCATAGCTAAACTAAGCCAAGGTTTTTCTTTCAGTGATATATAATTCTGATCCAGTAAATTAATTATTTCATAAGGATTATTTAAATAATAAGTTGCTTTAACATTTTTTGCAACATTGTATCCCCATATAGCAAGAGCACAATCTACCTGGGCTTCCATAGCATATTTCATATCATTAGCTGTATTTCCTACATATAATGCTTCTTTTTTTGAAATGCCTGCTTGATTTAAATATTTACTGAATTTACTTGAACTTAGGTTATGTGAAGTACTAATATCTAAACATATTACATGATCAAAGTACTCACTAATCTCTTTAGAAGTTTTATATTCTGATATAATAGCTACAATCTTTACAGACTTTCTCTTCAGCTCTATTAAAGTCGATTTTATGCCATCGAATAATATATTAGATTCATCTATTATTGTTCCGTCTACTTTAAATATAATATGTTTATAATTCATATAATCCACCTGCCCACTTTAAAGTATTAAATTAGTTATAGAATTGTAGCTATTGAGCTGAATTCATTTGCTATCAATTCATTTTTAGATACTTTTCCAGCATTGTTCTTTAATAGATATGCCTTGCTATTGCAATCAGATTTAATAATTCTGTACATGTTATCTTTTATTACAAATGCACAATTATTTTCAAGGGCTATTCCATGAATATTTTCACTTTTCATCATATCATCAAATGTTTCTCGTCCACTTTCATTATAGTGTGGGCAATGAATTGCTGAAATTAGACCAATTCCTTTTGCTTTTGTATACTCCCAGCAACCATCAGCATTTTCAAATGAATTACTATCGCTATGACCTCTTTCAAACCAGCATATAGAGCCAGCACTTACCCCTGAAAGAACAATGTTATTTTTATATGCCTCTATAAGATATTGGTCTACATTTTTCTGTTTCCAAATTTCCATCATCTTAATAGTATCGCCACCACCTACATAAAGTATATTAGATGATAAAATTTTATCTCTTATTTCATTTTCAGAAATATCGCTGTCTATTAATAATAAGGTATCAATTTGACAACCAATTATATAAAATTAATATCCAGTATAATTTATTGTATAAATTATACTGGATATTCTTTGAAACTTCAAATTTATAATATTTGTAACTGTGTACGCTTACTCGTATTCATGCTCTGATGAATTTTTTTTAGTTTTATGAATAAAAATTGTAACACCAAATACTGCTATTAATATTAAGAAGAAAATAACATTGGATATTTCAATATTTATTAATCCTAATAACATTTTTATCCCTATAATTGCTATTAATATATAAGAGGCAGTTTCTAATTCTGGTATCTTTTCTATTAAGGTTACAAATATCTTAGCTACTCCTCTCATAGCAAGTATACCAAAAACCGCTCCTAAAAATAGCACCCATACTTGAGATGATACTCCAAAAGCTGCCGCAACAGAATCTATACTAAAGCTAATATCCATCAACTCTACTGAAGCTACTGTAGCCCAAAATCCTTTCTTTATTGCTACATTTACATCATCATCTTCTTTATTAGTGCCTCTAAAGTAATCCCATACCATATATATTAAATATCCAGCAGCGATGAGTTTAACCCACCATATTTTCATTAAATATGTACCAATACCGATTGCTATAAATCTAAATATGTATGCTCCCCATATACCATAAGTTAATGCTTTTCTTTGTTGATTCTTAGGTAAATGTTTTACCATTATAGCTAAAACTAATGCATTGTCTGATGACAATAAACCTTCTAATATTATTAAACTAAGAATAATCATCCAATTAGATGGATTTGATAATGTTGCAATAAGTACATGCAAATCAAAAAACTTACTAAAATTATCTAGTATTCCTGACATCATATTAAATCCTCCCCTATTCGCTTTTGTCCATGCTATTATATCATATTTTTTATGCTACAGAGAAATAAACAGCTATTACGCTTCATTTTACAATAGGCTCTTACTTTTTTCATACAAAAATTACAAATATTGATTTTATATGGTATAATACTTTTTATATAAATTAAATTTATTATGGAATATAGAGGAGAATACTTATGGAATACTTTGATATCTTAAATAGAGATGGAAGCCAAACTGGAGAAATAGCAATTAAAGACTCACCTCTCTTAGATGATCAATATGATTTAGGAGTGCATGCTTATATACATGATTCAAAAGGAAATTTTCTAATTCAAAAGAGAAAAATGACAAAAACCTTTTTACCTGGTGGTTGGGATATACATATGGGACATGTTATCGCAGGAGAAACAAGCAAAGAGGCTATTATCAGAGAAATAAACGAAGAGCTAGGAATAAAATTAAATGATATAACATTTTTAAAGAGAATATTATGGGAGAAGTATAACCATTTTATTGATATTTATGTAATATGCAAAGATATTGATTTATCAGAACTTACATTACAAGACTCAGAAGTAGATGATGCTAAATACATTTCTTCCACAGAAATGATTGAATTAATAAAAAATATGGACTATAGACCTGAAGATTATAGAATCACTATGAAAGACTATGTAATAAAATTTATTAATTCAATAAATCAATGATATATATTCAGGAGTGATATTTATGAGAAAAAAAAGATCGATTATTTTATCAATTTCAGTATTTTCAATTATTCTTGTTATAGGAGTTACCTCCTACTACTTTCACTATAAAAATGAAAAAAAATATAACCTTTTGTTATCTGATGCTCAACGCATGGAAGATACAGGTGAATTCGAAAAAGCTAAACAGTTATATAACGATAGTTTAAAAATGAAAAATAGTGAAAATGTAATTTCAAAATTAAATAATATAAATACAAGTGAAAAAAATCTTATAGGATTAAAGAATTTAGATTCATTGATTAGTGATAAAAAATATAATGATGCATTAAACTTCTTAGATTCAATAGTTGATAATTCAAAATATGTAATTGACAAAGTTACTATTAAAAAGCAAGAAATCACCAAATTAAAATCAGATTATGAAGAACAGGTAAAGAAAGAACAAGAAGAGCAATTAAAAAAGCAAAAGCAAGAGGAAGAAAATAAAAAAAAGTTAGAATTAGCAAAACAAGAAGAGCAAAAGAAAACTAAACCAAATACTCAACAAGCTACAGTTACTCAATCAAAACCTAGGTTAAACTTAAATATTCCACATCATCCTCCTATAAATAAAGATTATATTCCTTGGGAGAAAGCTGTATATATATCAGTAGAAGATTTTTTAAACAAACATCCTAATCTTACTCAAAAGGATATAAGCTTTTATGATCAATTTGGTGGAGATACTACTATTGATGGCAGTTACTATATACAAATTAGAGATGCTTCCACAAAAACAATTTTGGCTAATTATGAAATAGACCCCACATTAGGAGGGGGTATTGTTAGTGTTACTAAACCACATTAAAAAATAAGCATGTTAAATTAAACTTATATTCTGTAAAACATTTGTAACCACCTTTGGAAGTTCTGCATTACAATAAAAAGTAATAATTGCTTACTTTTTATTGTTTATATTCTTATTAACATGGTATTGGAGGACAATTAATGAAAAAGAAATTAATATCAACAATCACTTTAGCCAGCTTATTAATTGGGTTAGCAGCTTATTCAAATATAAATAAAAATAATGCTAACAACCTTACTACTTCTAATAAAACAAATGTTAGTTTATTGGCTAATACAAGTACTTCTAAAAGCACTTTTGAAAAAGGGTATCATGATTATGCAGGTGTAATAGGCAAAACTATGCCTATTAAGATGAGTATTTATAAACTTGACAATGATATAGTTGGAACTTATTATTATGACAGTCAAAGAAAAGTTATTAAACTTAAAGGCACTCTTACAAATAATAATCTTGTTCTATATGAGTATACTTCAGACGGCAAGAATACAGGGATATTTAAAGGTACAATGAATACTGCTGACCAAATTGCAGGAACATGGATAAGTGTAGACAAAAAGAAAAGTTATCCATTTACATTGTCACTTACAAGCTTTCTTCCTGGATCTGAATATGGTAAAAGATATGCTGTAGCAGTGGATAAAGTAAGTGATCAATCTGTAGAAGCTTTTGCTAATAATATTCAGAACTATATTTCAACTGATAATAAAAAGCTATTAGCAGAATCAATAGAATATCCTATTAATGTAAAAATTAATAATAAGCTTATAAAAATTCAAAACAAAGATGCCTTTATAAATAATTATGATAAGATTTTCTACCAAAACTTTAAGAAAGAGCTTATAAATTCTTATGCTAAAAACATGTTTGCTAACTATAAGGGTGTAATGTTTGGAGCTTATACACATAATCTTTGGATTAACGCTATCATTGCTAAAAATGGTACTGCCAAATTAATGATTACTACAATAAATAATTAATTTTTAGGGAAAAATATAAGGCTGAAGAAATGTATTATCATTCTCCAACCTTATATTTTTATAAAAGTATTTTAGCAAATTCTATATTATCAAATTCTTTTAGTTTTATATAATTTAGTGAATCAATTAAGTAAGTTTTGTGATGCTCTATGGTCTTTGCGAAAGCTTGGATAAATTCAACCATACTTTCTTTGCAATCATATTTATTATTCAGATATTTCCCAACTAAATAAAATCTAATAAATGAATATCTTGTTAAAAGCATAATATATCCATCAAATATTGATTTTGTTTCATTAAATGGAAAAGTGTTATTATACATAAAATTCACTAAATAGTTTTCAAAAATATAGCTATTACTATTTATGAAATTTTCAGTATAATCTTCAAATGCTTTTATGTACAATGCTGAATTTTTCCGTATGTACTCTTCTTCATCAAATTTAAATCCAGTTATAGTTTGTTTAGTATATTCCTTAAAAGAAAGGCTGTCCACTTCTTTAAATACATTTAAAAGGCCCACCATCTTTTTGAAAAAATCTATTTGAAGAATGCAATTCAATTGATTTTTTTCATAAGAATCGCTAACTGAATTCATATCATATTTTTCAATAAATTTAGGTACATCGCTATAATTATCTTCAAGTTCCTCTTCTAATATATTTATAAAATCACCTAATATATAAAGCCTTTGGCTTAGATTAAATTTTCTATTTTTTATTATTTTAATACTAAAATCTCTAATTTCTTTAAAATATTTTACAGGGGTATTATTATATTTCTCAGATTTAGTATCAATATCACTTGATACTATGTGTTTTCCTAAAGTTTCTTCACTTTCTTCAAATTCAATTCCTTCTTCTTTTAGTAAAAGAATTCTTGCAGCTTCTGGACAGGCTACATCAAGTGACATTTCGTAACATCCATCTACTTTGTTGGTAACCCTAGGAAAGGATGTACAAACATTTGAAAGATACTCTTCTCCCAACTTAGAATAGATCATACAATATTTTTCTTCATCTAAAAAAGGACACCTTTTCCCACTTTTTAGTTTTACTTTTCCATAATCCACATCATCACTCAAATAATCATCATTATTATGAACACTTTTTTGAAACATTGTCTTCATTTCTTTGTCTTGAACTTTATAATACTGTTTGAAGGTAATCTTATCAATATCTACATCCCATCCAATACAACAGCTATCTTTACACTTTCCTCCTATACATTTAAATTCTTTAAAATATGAAGGATATCTCATTTTTATATTGCTTCCCATTGTCTGCTTCCTTTACAAATGATTTATTTCAAATTTTCTAATTAAATTTATAAACCTTATCTATTCATAAATTATACCATATAATCTATAATTTAATTATAGCATTAGATATACTTGTGTTTTAGTTTGTCTGCATTTTCAGCTCTAACTTTATTGAAACTAGCATTTTTCTAATAAATATTTATAGTTTGAATTTAATATAAAAAATGGCTTACACCATTTAATGTAAGCCATTTTACATACTTCATTTTAAGTTATTCATTTGCTAAAATGCCATTTACTTTAGCTACAATGATAATACACAACCTCTATAAACAAACAATGATGTCTATTTAATAATCTTTTTACGATATCTATAAATATCTCCACCAGACTTACTAACATGATAAAAAGATTCGAAACCTCGCTTCAATAACTCTTCATCAACCTTTCTTTTCCTGTTATCTTCTCCAATGCAATCGATAATATAACCACCATTCTTAACAACTCTTGTCAATTCTGCAATTTCATGTTCATAATCATCCCCTACTACATGTCCTGACATTACAATATCAAAGGTATTATCCTCGTAGGGAATTTGTTCTATAGTACCATCTACAACTATAATATTTTTAATATTTTCACGTTTAATTTTGTCACGCATATATTCTCTCAGCATATCCGTAGGTTCACTAGCATAAACACGTTTGGCCTTTTCTGCAGCTGCAAATGCAAGACGACCTGTACCACTTCCTACATCAAGAACTAACTTATCTGTAAAATCTGCAAGTTCGAACAAAGAATTTTTATTCCAATTATAAATATAATCACAATTTTTATCCATAATGTTCGGATAAGCATATACAACCGATGTTTCCAATTTACTAATTACAAAAATCTCTGCTTTTCGAACATCATTTGGTGAAAGATTTTTTGGTGCCATTGCAATCAATTTATCAATAGATGCCTTACTTTCTGGGCTTTTATGAGCAAAGTACCATGCAACTGCAGGATTATATGCTAGAGTTATACTAAGTTTATCATCAAAATCTTGCTCTCCTAAATAGTTGTTTAAAATCATTCTAATAAGCCATCTATCCATTAATAAAAAACAATTAAATGAAATTTCTTCTGGGTTAATCCAATTATAATTCATAAACTATCCTCCATATTTAAGAGGGTTAAAGTATTGTCACCCTCCTTTTACTGCACACTAAAACTATTACTGTATTTTTCATATAGCATCATCCTTTCAATTCATTATTTTTATTATAATGCCGAAGCTTTATAATAAAATTCAATATTTACAATTATAACATATTTAGCAAATTGTGCTTATAGATTTCCATCTAACTCAATTTTCTTAATCAAATATGTGATCATAATAAAAAAGCTGAAGAAATGTATTATCAATCTTCAACCTTATTTTTTACTATTTTAAAAGCAAGTCTTTTGACATTTTTATATGTTCAATTATATGCCCTATGTTTCCTTCACCTGCATACTTTGTCATATCAAAGAAGTTATGATTTAAATCAACCCATAATAATTCATTTTCATCTCCATAAACATTAACCTCTTTGTTTAGCCTTCCTACATAAACTTCTACATAGCAATTATGAATATAGTATGTAAAATCAATTAAGTGGGTTAAATTAATATCTTCACTAGTAATACTAGTCTCCTCTTGAAGCTCTCTATACGCAGCATCTATCCCCTGCTCATTAGGTTCTATTTTTCCACCAACTAGATTCAATAAACCTTTATATGGATTTTTACTCCTCTTACACATCAATAACTTTTCACATTTATCATCATAAACAGCTATTACATTATATCCTTGCATTTAAATTCCCCCCCCCCTTACTTTCAAACGTTACTAAATATATCCCCAAATAAAGTTCTACATTTGCTTGTATCTATTGATTGATCCATTGATATTCCATTTTCCTCAGCATATTCTGCACTTATTGAATTACTTTTAATTAGCGAATCATCTAAGCTAAGATTTTTAGCCATTCTTTTATAGTAATTATAATAACTTTCTTTTCTTTGGGGCCCTAAATGTACTACTCCTTTATAATCCATGTTAATTAATTTAACTATTGCACAGGCTAGTTCATCTACTTCTACAAATGTATTGAATAGATTATCTGTTCTGATTATTTCTTCTTTATTATCTAACTTATCAATTAGCTGAGATATTCTTTTATCCCATTTGCCTTTTGCATCTTTTCCATAAATAGCTCCTGGGCGAATAATCATATAATTTTCTCTCTTTTGTACCATCTTTTCGCCATATATTTTAGCATTTGAATATATGGCTATTGGACTAGTACTATTCTTATATGTTGGTATATTATCTTCAGTATAGTTACCTTTCCTTCCATGAAAAACAGCATTAGAAGATATAAAAATCATCTTTTTTTCACTTGGAAAAAACTCTAATATATTTTTCATACCATTTTCTATTAGATATTTTTCATTAGTTTTGCTCATCAAACTCCATATGACTACATCAGGATTAAATTCCGCCATCATACATTTAACTTCATCCCTATTAGTTACATCAATACGTAATAATTCGTTTGTAGAATCTGATTGAAAACAAGTCCCTAATATATTAAACTTGACTTCTTTATCTAGTGCCATATATAATTTACCACCTAGAAAACCACTTGCCCCTAAAATCAAAATATTCATTGTTATCCTCCAGCTTCTAGCTTAATCGCAACTTTAAATTCATTTAAATATATTATGCATGTGATAGTTCAGGAA comes from Clostridium sp. TW13 and encodes:
- a CDS encoding Type 1 glutamine amidotransferase-like domain-containing protein gives rise to the protein MIGCQIDTLLLIDSDISENEIRDKILSSNILYVGGGDTIKMMEIWKQKNVDQYLIEAYKNNIVLSGVSAGSICWFERGHSDSNSFENADGCWEYTKAKGIGLISAIHCPHYNESGRETFDDMMKSENIHGIALENNCAFVIKDNMYRIIKSDCNSKAYLLKNNAGKVSKNELIANEFSSIATIL
- a CDS encoding TerC family protein; the encoded protein is MMSGILDNFSKFFDLHVLIATLSNPSNWMIILSLIILEGLLSSDNALVLAIMVKHLPKNQQRKALTYGIWGAYIFRFIAIGIGTYLMKIWWVKLIAAGYLIYMVWDYFRGTNKEDDDVNVAIKKGFWATVASVELMDISFSIDSVAAAFGVSSQVWVLFLGAVFGILAMRGVAKIFVTLIEKIPELETASYILIAIIGIKMLLGLINIEISNVIFFLILIAVFGVTIFIHKTKKNSSEHEYE
- a CDS encoding NUDIX domain-containing protein, encoding MEYFDILNRDGSQTGEIAIKDSPLLDDQYDLGVHAYIHDSKGNFLIQKRKMTKTFLPGGWDIHMGHVIAGETSKEAIIREINEELGIKLNDITFLKRILWEKYNHFIDIYVICKDIDLSELTLQDSEVDDAKYISSTEMIELIKNMDYRPEDYRITMKDYVIKFINSINQ
- the fliB gene encoding flagellin lysine-N-methylase — protein: MGSNIKMRYPSYFKEFKCIGGKCKDSCCIGWDVDIDKITFKQYYKVQDKEMKTMFQKSVHNNDDYLSDDVDYGKVKLKSGKRCPFLDEEKYCMIYSKLGEEYLSNVCTSFPRVTNKVDGCYEMSLDVACPEAARILLLKEEGIEFEESEETLGKHIVSSDIDTKSEKYNNTPVKYFKEIRDFSIKIIKNRKFNLSQRLYILGDFINILEEELEDNYSDVPKFIEKYDMNSVSDSYEKNQLNCILQIDFFKKMVGLLNVFKEVDSLSFKEYTKQTITGFKFDEEEYIRKNSALYIKAFEDYTENFINSNSYIFENYLVNFMYNNTFPFNETKSIFDGYIMLLTRYSFIRFYLVGKYLNNKYDCKESMVEFIQAFAKTIEHHKTYLIDSLNYIKLKEFDNIEFAKILL
- a CDS encoding class I SAM-dependent methyltransferase; amino-acid sequence: MNYNWINPEEISFNCFLLMDRWLIRMILNNYLGEQDFDDKLSITLAYNPAVAWYFAHKSPESKASIDKLIAMAPKNLSPNDVRKAEIFVISKLETSVVYAYPNIMDKNCDYIYNWNKNSLFELADFTDKLVLDVGSGTGRLAFAAAEKAKRVYASEPTDMLREYMRDKIKRENIKNIIVVDGTIEQIPYEDNTFDIVMSGHVVGDDYEHEIAELTRVVKNGGYIIDCIGEDNRKRKVDEELLKRGFESFYHVSKSGGDIYRYRKKIIK
- a CDS encoding NUDIX hydrolase — its product is MQGYNVIAVYDDKCEKLLMCKRSKNPYKGLLNLVGGKIEPNEQGIDAAYRELQEETSITSEDINLTHLIDFTYYIHNCYVEVYVGRLNKEVNVYGDENELLWVDLNHNFFDMTKYAGEGNIGHIIEHIKMSKDLLLK
- a CDS encoding sugar nucleotide-binding protein, whose amino-acid sequence is MNILILGASGFLGGKLYMALDKEVKFNILGTCFQSDSTNELLRIDVTNRDEVKCMMAEFNPDVVIWSLMSKTNEKYLIENGMKNILEFFPSEKKMIFISSNAVFHGRKGNYTEDNIPTYKNSTSPIAIYSNAKIYGEKMVQKRENYMIIRPGAIYGKDAKGKWDKRISQLIDKLDNKEEIIRTDNLFNTFVEVDELACAIVKLINMDYKGVVHLGPQRKESYYNYYKRMAKNLSLDDSLIKSNSISAEYAEENGISMDQSIDTSKCRTLFGDIFSNV